Within the Triplophysa dalaica isolate WHDGS20190420 chromosome 2, ASM1584641v1, whole genome shotgun sequence genome, the region CGCAGCGGTCATTCCTGAGTTTTGCCCAAAATTTACAAAGTCTCACACCGAAGCACAACTAGTGCACACAAGCACTGAGGAACCTCTTTTAATCCATGGGAACAGCACAGAAGACCATCAAAGAACGTATCATGCTGTGGTGGATTCTATGTTAAAGAAATCCTCTGGAGAGCCTCACAACTACAGCCTGCAGTTAGGGCTTCGTGTGAAGCAACGCCTCTGGAAAACTCTAAACTGCCCCACCATGATTGAAGAAGAGCAGCCTGATGGACTCATCCAAGTTAAAGAGATGTTCTCCAGACCAAGCCTAAAGAGATCTGCCCCACGTATAAATGTCGACATTAGCGGTGAACCCCTGCCATACGCACCACAGAGGAAGAGGCCCTGCCTGTGACATCTATGCAGAGCCTAGATTATAtttagtgtatatactgtacatagttctagaataaatgtttgctaCTTATTACTATGAATCTTTCttatttgtattactttatttaataattatttcatgaCTAGGAACTTACTACTTGTTGTcaaatttattgaaaacaataaaatcactttgcaaatatattgtagtttgattttgcttaccataaaatatgtgtatttaggTAAAATAGCTTTAAATGCGTGACGTCTTTCCCAGGTTTGTAACCCATGTATAAGCGTGAAAAATAATCCAAGCTCTGATTTTCTCTTAAATCCACTTAGAAAACCAGTCAATGTTTTTGCACCAAACACGTTCTGTagtttcacataaatatttctcGGCCTCTCTCTGACAAAGTTGTGAAATTACGCCACAAtggaggcgctgtttcgttatcagcaaACTGAGGCACTAAAAAGAGTTGCACAAAAAacagcgagttcgccagtatgaacgcacattgCGTTCAGAACGACTCATacacgaatgactcatttgaacagattcatttaaagtatTGAACTTTAAAATCACTAGCGTATAAAAGggatcattgaatcattcaaagtgaaccacagagaatgcaagatgtgaatttATAAAGACTGGTCAATTCAGCTGgatattgtgggctgaaaagttagttgaaaatgataaaaaagctttatttgataaaaaaaatctatttggttgaagaaaagttatgttttatgcaacttaataattgtcatttttatgacgCTCATCACGTGTGCACCTGCTCCATGACACATTCACAGCACAGAGCCTCGGAGGTCACATGACAGTACAATGGCAGAGGACATTTGTTATATATGAGatacgtttttatttgtttattaattgtgatataaatatgtctttgtttttatgtgtgtgtttttataaacaaaacatctaaaacaaaacctcacaaaccgttttgttaataaaagatttttaatctaatgtttttcataaaaaacattaaatcaaccGTTCAACCCATTTTTGTTgttcaaagaaagagaaatgtgtGAAGATCTGAAGTTaaagatcaaaataataaaaaaaacctgaatgtcattgatgaatttattttcttatgcgGTGTAATCGGTAATAAAAGTGTTGTCcgtctgtattttaaatgtaggctttttaaacaattaaacaaaagttattttataactCATGAATCTATAATTCACCTTTCATGTGATATcaagttatacatttaaatgaacctcaAGATTAGAGACAATAACCCAGTTTATATTGAGAAATCCCAAGAAgccacgtgattggctgaacagtGTTGATCAATTCACTTTCAGGTGACATCacttgttgtttacatttaaatgaaccttaAGGTTATACAATAACTccgtttatatttaaaattcccaagaagccacgtgattggctgaacagtGTTGATCAATTCACTTTCAGGTGACATCacttgttgtttacatttaaatgaaccttaAGGTTATACAATAACTccgtttatatttaaaattcccaagaagccacgtgattggctgaacagtGTTCTAAAATACTGTGTCTTTTTGTTGGTATCCACCACACTCATAACCTAAAGCACACTGAAGACAGAGCATACAGCATCTTCTCTGAGATATCCCTTGAGATTTGACAAACAGTCACTACTTTTCTCTTAGCAATTTACTTTCAGCACCATGAAGGTATGTTAATCCAACCTTGTAGTAACATAGAAAACATTAaggatttttaaaaaaagagctAAATCCCCTTTATCAATCTGTACTCAATCTGTCGCTTCACTTTTAAAGCGAAGTGCAGATGGTACCTTCTCTGGTCCAGGCTATAACCTGAGAAAGACCAGAAAACCTTCAAGCCGTCTGAAGGATCCCAACCTGTCAGACAACCTTGCATTAATAGCACATGCAGTCAGCTTGGACCACAAGTACAGCTCCAAGTCTGGTAGCTGTCActcaacaacacataaacaactaaaGGGCATTAAGCTAGAGAACCACATCCTTAAAAATGCAGCTGTAATTCCTGAGTTATCTCCAGTAGATACAAACACTCAAATCCCAGCACATCTGGTAACACATGCCGTCCGCTTGGACCACAACTACATCTCCGAGTCTGATAGCTCTCActcaacaacacataaacaactaaaGGGAATGAAGCTAGAGAACCACTTCTTTAAAAACGCAGCTGTCATTCCTGAGTTTTGCCCAAAATTTACAAAGTCTCACACCGAAGCCCAACTGGTGCACACCAGCACTGAGGAACCTCTTTTAATCCATGGGAACAGCACAGAAGACCATCAAAGAACGTATCATGCTGTGGTGGATTCTATGTTAATGAAATCCTCTGGAGAGCCTCACAACTACAGCCTGCAGTTAGGGCTTCGTGTGAAGCAACGCCTCTGGAAAACTCTAAACTGCCCCACCATGATTGAAGAAGAGCAGCCTGATGGACTCATCCAAGTTAAAGAGATGTTCTCCAGACCAAGCCAAAAGAGATCTGCCCCACGTATAAATGTCGACATTAGCGGTGAACCCCTGCCATACGCACCACAGAGGAAGAGGCCCTGCCTGTGACATCCATGCAGAGCCTAGATTATAtttagtgtatatactgtacatagttctagaataaatgtttgctaCTTATTACTATGAATCTTTCttatttgtattactttatttaataattacttCATGACTATGAATTTACAACTTGTTGTcaaatttattgaaaacaataaaatcactttgcaaatatattgtagtttgattttgcttgccataaaatatgtgtatttaggTAAAATAGCTTTAAATGCGTGACGTCTTTCCCAGGTTTGTAACCCATGTATAAGTGTGAAAAATAATCCAAGCTCTGATTTTCTCTTAAATCCACTTAGAAAACCAGTCAATGTTTTTGCACCAAACACGTTCTGTagtttcacataaatatttctcGGCCTCTCTCTGACAAAGTTGTGAAATTAAGCCACAATGGAGGCGTTGTTTCGTTATCAGCAAACTGAGGCACTAAAAAGAGTTGCACCAAAAacagcgagttcgccagtatgaacgcacattgCGTTCAGAACGACTCATacacgaatgactcatttgaacagattcatttaaattattgaacTTTAAAGTCACTAGCGTATAAAAGggatcattgaatcattcaaagtgaatcacagagaatgcaagatgtgaatttATAAAGACTGGTCAATTCAGCTGgatattgtgggctgaaaagttagttgaaaatgataaaaaagctttatttgataaaaaaatgtatttggttgaagaaaagttatgttttatgcaacttaataattgtcatttttatgacgCTCATCACGTGTGCACCTGCTCCATGACACATTCACAGCACAGAGCCTCGGAGGTCACATGACAGTACAATGGCAGAGGACATTTGTTATATATGAGatacgtttttatttgtttattaattgggatataaatatgtctttgtttttatgtgtgtgtttttataaacaaaacatctaaaacaaaacctcacaaaccgttttgtttataaaagatttttaatctaatgtttttcataaaaaacattaaatcaaccGTTCAacccatttgttttgttcaaagaaagagaaatgtgtGAAGATCTGAAGTTaaagatcaaaataataaaaaaacctgaatgtcattgatgaatttattttcttatgcgGTGTAATCGGTAATAAAGGTGTTGTCcgtctgtattttaaatgtaggctTTTTAGACATTAAACACAGAAGTTATTTTATAACTCATGAATCTATAATTCACCTTTCATGTGATATcaagttatacatttaaatgaacctcaAGATTAGAGACAATAACCCAGTTTATATTGAGAAATCCCAAGAAgccacgtgattggctgaacagtGTTGATCAATTCACTTTCAGGTGACATCacttgttgtttacatttaaatgaaccttaAGGTTATACAATAACTccgtttatatttaaaattcccaagaagccacgtgattggctgaacagtGTTCTAAAATACTGTGTCGTTTTGTTGGTATCCACCACACTCATAACCTAAAGCACACTGAAGACAGAGCATACAGCATCTTCTCTGAGATATCCCTTGAGATTTGACAAACAATCACTACTTTTCTCTTAGCAATTTACTTTCAGCACCATGAAGGTATGTTAATCCAACCTTGTAGTAACATAGAAAACATTAAggatttttaaaacaagagCTAAATCCCCTTGATCAATCTGTACTCAATCTGTCGCTTCACTTTTAAAGCGAAGTGCAGATGGTACCTTCTCTGGTCCAGGCTATAACCTGAGAAAGACCAGAAAACCTTCAAGCCGTCTGAAGGATCCCAACCTGTCAGACAACCTTGCATTGATAGCACATGCAGTCAGCTTGGACCACAAGTACAGCTCCAAGTCTGGTAGCTGTCActcaacaacacataaacaactaaaGGGCATTAAGCTAGAGAACCACATCCTTAAAAATGCAGCTGTAATTCCTGAGTTGTCTCCAGTACATACAAACACTCAAACCCCAGCACATCTGGTAACACATGCCGTCCGCTTGGACCACAACTACATCTCCGAGTCTGATAGCTCTCActcaacaacacataaacaactaaaGGGAATAAAGCTAGAGAACCACTTCTTTAAAAACGCAGCTGTCATTCCTGAGTTTTGCCCAAAATTTACAAAGTCTCACACCGAAGCCCAACTGGTGCACACCAGCACTGAGGAACCTCTTTTAATCCATGGGAACAGCACAGAAGACCATCAAAGAACGTATCATGCTGTGGTGGATTCTATGTTAATGAAATCCTCTGGAGAGCCTCACAACTACAGCCTGCAGTTAGGGCTTCGTGTGAAGCAACGCCTCTGGAAAACTCTAAACTGCCCCACCATGATTGAAGAAGAGCAGCCTGATGGACTCATCCAAGTTAAAGAGATGTTCTCCAGACCAAGCCTAAAGAGATCTGCCCCACGTATAAATGTCGACATTAGCGGTGAACCCCTGCCATACGCACCACAGAGGAAGAGGCCCTGCCTGTGACATCCAAACAGTGCCTAGATTATAtttagtgtatatactgtacatagttctagaataaatgtttgctaCTTATTACTATGAATCTTTCttatttgtattactttatttaataattatttcatgaCTATGAACTTACTACTTGTTGTcaaatttattgaaaacaataaaatcactttacaaatatattgtagtttgattttgcttgccataaaatatgtgtatttggGTAAAATAGCTTTAAATGCGTGACGTCTTTCCCAGGTTTGTAACCCATGTATAAGCGTGAAAAATAATCCAAGCTCTGATTTTCTCTTAAATCCACTTAGGAAAccagtcaatgtttttttcaccaaacacgttctgtagtttcacataaatatttctcGGCCTCTCTCTGACAAAGTTGTGAAATTACGCCACAATGGAGGCGTTGTTTCGTTATCAGCAAACTGAGGCACTAAAAAGAGTTGCACCAAAAacagcgagttcgccagtatgaacgcacattgCGTTCAGAACGACTCATacacgaatgactcatttgaacagattcatttaaaatattgaactttAAAGTCATAAAAGtgatcattgaatcattcaaagtgaaccacagagaatgcaagatgtgaatttATAAAGACTGGTCAATTCAGCTGGATATTGTGGGCTgaaagttagttgaaaatgataaaaaaagctttattaaaaaaatagatatatatttggttgaagaaaagttatgttttatgcaacttaataattgtcatttttatgatgcTCATCAAGTGAGCACCTGCTCCATGACACATTCACAGCACAGAGCCTCGGAGGTCACATGACAGTACAATGGCAGAGGACATTTGTTATATATGAGatacgtttttatttgtttattaattgtgatataaatatgtctttttttcatgtgtgtgtttttataaacaaaacatctaaaacaaaacctcacaaaccgttttgttaataaaagatttttaatctaatgtttttcataaaaaacattaaatcaaccGTTCAacccatttttttttgttcaaagaaagagaaatgtgtGAAGATCTGAAGTTaaagatcaaaataataaaaaaaaaactgaatgtcattgatgaatttattttcttatgcgGTGTAATCGGTAATACTGGTGTTGTCcgtctgtattttaaatttaggcTTTTTAgacaattaaacaaaagttattttataactCATGAATCTATAATTCACCTTTCATGTGACATcaagttatacatttaaatgaacctcaAGATTAGAGACAATAACCCAGTTTATATTGAGAAATCCCAAGAAGcaacgtgattggctgaacagtGTTGATCAATTCACTTTCAGGTGACATCacttgttgtttacatttaaatgaaacttaAGGTTATACAATAACTccgtttatatttaaaattcccaagaagccacgtgattggctgaacagtGTTCTAAAATACTGTGTCGTTTTGTTGGTATCCACCACACTCATAACCTAAAGCACACTGAAGACAGAGCATACAGCATCTTCTCTGAGATATCCCTTGAGATTTGACAAACAATCACTACTTTTCGCTTAGCAATTTACTTTCAGCACCATGAAGGTATGTTAATCCAACCTTGTggtaacataaaaaacattaaggatttttaaaacaagagCTAAATCCCCTTGATCAATCTGTACTCAATCTTTCGCTTCACTTTTAAAGCGAAGTGCAGATGGTACCTTCTCTGGTCCAGGCTATAACCTGAGAAAGACCAGAAAACCTTCGAGCCCTCTGAAGGATCCCAACGTGTCTGACAACCTTGCATTGATAGCACATGCAGTCAGCTTGGACCACAAGTACAGCTCCAAGTCTGGTAGCTGTCActcaacaacacataaacaactaaaGGGCATTAAGCTAGAGAACCACATCCTTAAAAATGCAGCTGTAATTCCTGAGTTATCTCCAGTACATACAAACACTCAAACCCCAGCACATCTGGTAACACATGCCATCCGCTTGGACCACAACTACATCTCCAAGTCTGATAGCTCTCactcaaaaacacataaacaactaaaGGGAATAAAGCTAGAGAACCACTTCTTTAAAAACGCAGCTGTCATTCCTGAGTTTTGCCCAAAATTTACAAAGTCTCACACCGAAGCCCAACTGGGGCACACCAGCACTGAGGAACCTCTTTTAATCCATGGGAACAGCACAGAAGACCATCAAAGAACGTATCATGCTGTGGTGGATTCTATGTTAAAGAAATCCTCTGGAGAGCCTCACAACTACAGCCTGCAGTTAGGGCTTCGTGTGAAGCAACGCCTCTGGAAAACTCTAAACTGCCCCACCATGATTGAAGAAGAGCAGCCTGATGGACTCATCCAAGTTAAAGAGATGTTCTCCAGACCAAGCCTAAAGAGATCTGCCCCACGTATAAATGTCGACATTAGCGGTGAACCCCTGCCATACGCACCACAGAGGAAGAGGCCCTGCCTGTGACATCCATGCAGAGCCTAGATTATAtttagtgtatatactgtacatagttctagaataaatgtttgctaCTTATTACTATGAATCTTTCttatttgtattactttatttaataattacttCATGACTATGAACTTACTACTTGTTGTcaaatttattgaaaacaataaaatcactttgcaaatatattgtagtttgattttgcttgccataaaatatgtgtatttggGTAAAATAGCTTTAAATGCGTGACGTCTTTCCCAGGTTTGTAACCCATGTATAAGCGTGAAAAATAATCCAAGCTCTGATTTTCTCTTAAATCCACTTAGAAAACCAGTCAATGTTTTTGCACCAAACACGTTCTGTagtttcacataaatatttctcGGCCTCTCTCTGACAAAGTTGTGAAATTACGCCACAAtggaggcgctgtttcgttatcagcaaACTGAGGCACTAAAAAGAGTTGCACAAAAAacagcgagttcgccagtatgaacgcacattgCGTTCAGAACGACTCATACacaaatgactcatttgaacagactcatttaaaatattgaactttAAAGTCACTAGCGTATAAAAGggatcattgaatcattcaaagtgaaccacagagaatgcaagttGTGAATTTAGAAAGACTGGTCAATTCAGCTGgatattgtgggctgaaaagttagttgaaaatgataaaaaagctttatttgataaaaaaaatctatttggttgaagaaaagttatgttttatgcaacttaataattgtcatttttatgacgCTCATCACGTGAGCACCTGCTCCATGACACATTCACAGCACAGAGCCTCGGAGGTCACATGACAGTACAATGGCAGAGGACATTTGTTATATATGAGatacgtttttatttgtttattaattgtgatataaatatgtctttgtttttatgtgtgtgtttttataaacaaaacatctaaaacaaaacctcacaaaccgttttgttaataaaagatttttaatctaatgtttttcataaaaaacattaaatcaaccGTTCAACCCATTTGTTTTGctcaaagaaagagaaatgtctGAAGATCTGAAGTTaaagatcaaaataataaaaaaacctgaatgtcattgatgaatttattttcttatgcgGTGTAATCGGTAATACTGGTGTTGTCcgtctgtattttaaatgtaggctTTTTAGACAATTAAACACAGAAGTTATTTTATAACTCATGAATCTATAATTCACCTTTCATGTGatatccattccattccattttctaccgcttatccgaacaacctcgggtcacggggagcctacgcctatctcaggagtcatcgggcatcaaggcaggatacaccctggatggagtgccaacccatcgcagggcacacacactcactcattcactcacgcactcacaccctacggacaattttttccagagatgccaatcaacctaccatgcatgtctttggaacaggggaggaaaccggagtacccggaggaaacccccgaggcacggggagaacatgcaaactccacacacacaaccctggaggtgtgaggcaaacgtgctaaccactaagccaccgtgccccctccTGAATGTCattgatgaatttattttcttatgcaGTGTAATCGGTAATACTGGTGTTGTcagtctgtttttaaatgtaggcTTTTTAGACATTAAACACAGAAGTTATTTTATAACTCATGAATCTATAATTCACCTTTCATGTGATATcaagttatacatttaaatgaacctcaAGATTAGAGACAATAACCCAGTTTATATTGAGAAATCCCAAGAAgccacgtgattggctgaacagtGTTGATCAATTCACTTTCAGGTGACATCacttgttgtttacatttaaatgaaccttaAGGTTATACAATAACTccgtttatatttaaaattcccaagaagccacgtgattggctgaacagtGTTCTAAAATACTGTGTCGTTTTGTTGGTATCCACCACACTCATAACCTAAAGCACACTGAAGACAGAGCATACAGCATCTTCTCTGAGATATCCCTTGAGATTTGACAAACAATCACTACTTTTCTCTAAGCAATTTACTTTCAGCACCATGAAGGTATGTTAATCCAACCTTGTGGTAACATAAGAAACATTAAggatttttaaaacaagagCTAAATCCCCTTGATCAATCTGTACTCAATCTGTCGCTTCACTTTTAAAGCGAAGTGCAGATGGTACCTTCTCTGGTCCAGGCTATAACCTGAGAAAGACCAGAAAACCTTCAAGCCGTCTGAAGGATCCCAACCTGTCAGACAACGTTGCATTGATAGCACATGCAGTCAGCTTGGACCACAAGTACAGCTCCAAGTCTGGTAGCTGTCActcaacaacacataaacaactaaaGGGCATTAAGCTAGAGAACCACATCCTTAAAAATGCAGCTGTAATTCCTGAGTTATCTCCAGTACATACAAACACTCAAACCCCAGCACCTCTGGTAACACATGCCGTCCGCTTGGACCACAACTACATCTCCGAGTCTGATAGCTCTCActcaacaacacataaacaactaaaGGGAATAAAGCTAGAGAACCACTTCTTTAAAAACGCAGCTGTCATTCCTGAGTTTTGCCCAAAATTTACAAAGTCTCACACCGAAGCCCAACTGGTGCACACCAGCACTGAGGAACCTCTTTTAATCCATGGGAACAGCACAGAAGACCATCAAAGAACGTATCATGCTGTGGTGGATTCTATGTTAATGAAATCCTCTGGAGAGCCTCACAACTACAGCCTGCAGTTAGGGCTTCGTGTGAAGCAACGCCTCTGGAAAACTCTAAACTGCCCCACCATGATTGAAGAAGAGCAGCCTGATGGACTCATCCAAGTTAAAGAGATGTTCTCCAGACCAAGCCTAAAGAGATCTGCCCCACGTATAAATGTCGACATTAGCGGTGAACCCCTGCCATACGCACCACAGAGGAAGAGGCCCTGCCTGTGACATCCATGCAGAGCCTAGATTATAtttagtgtatatactgtacatagttctagaataaatgtttgctaCTTATTACTATGAATCTTTCttatttgtattactttatttaataattatttcatgaCTATGAACTTACTACTTGTTGTcaaatttattgaaaacaataaaatcactttacaaatatattgtagtttgattttgcttgccataaaatatgtgtatttggGTAAAATAGCTTTAAATGCGCGACGTCTTTCCCAGGTTTGTAACCCATGTATAAGCGTGAAAAATAATCCAAGCTCTGATTTTCTCTTAAATCCACTTAGAAAACCAGTCAATGTTTTTGCACCAAACACGTTCTGTAGTTTCACATAAATACTTCTCGGCCTCTCTCTGACAAAGTTGTGAAATTACGCCACAAtggaggcgctgtttcgttatcagcaaACTGAGGCACTAAAAAGAGTTGCACAAAAAacagcgagttcgccagtatgaacgcacattgCATTCAGAACGACTCATacacgaatgactcatttgaacagattcatttaaaatattgaactttAAAGTCACTAGCGTATGAAAGggatcattgaatcattcaaagtgaaccacagagaatgcaagatgtgaatttATAAAGACTGGTCAATTCAGCTGgatattgtgggctgaaaagttagttgaaaatgataaaaaagctttatttgataaaaaaatgtatttggttgaagaaaagttatgttttatgcaacttaataattgtcatttttatgacgCTCATCACGTGTGCACCTGCTCCATGACACATTCACAGCACAGAGCCTCGGAGGTCACATGACAGTACAATGGCAGAGGACATTTGTTATATATGAGatacgtttttatttgtttattaattgggatataaatatgtctttgtttttatgtgtgtgtttttataaacaaaacatctaaaacaaaacctcacaaaccgttttgtttataaaagatttttaatctaatgtttttcataaaaaacattaaatcaaccGTTCAacccatttgttttgttcaaagaaagagaaatgtgtGAAGATCTGAAGTTaaagatcaaaataataaaaaaacctgaatgtcattgatgaatttattttcttatgcgGTGTAATCGGTAATAAAGGTGTTGTCcgtctgtattttaaatgtaggctTTTTAGACATTAAACACAGAAGTTATTTTATAACTCATGAATCTATAATTCACCTTTCATGTGATATcaagttatacatttaaatgaacctcaAGATTAGAGACAATAACCCAGTTTATATTGAGAAATCCCAAGAAgccacgt harbors:
- the LOC130409788 gene encoding uncharacterized protein LOC130409788 isoform X2, which translates into the protein MKRSADGTFSGPGYNLRKTRKPSSRLKDPNLSDNLALIAHAVSLDHKYSSKSGSCHSTTHKQLKGIKLENHILKNAAVIPELSPVDTNTQIPAHLVTHAVRLDHNYISESDSSHSTTHKQLKGMKLENHFFKNAAVIPEFCPKFTKSHTEAQLVHTSTEEPLLIHGNSTEDHQRTYHAVVDSMLMKSSGEPHNYSLQLGLRVKQRLWKTLNCPTMIEEEQPDGLIQVKEMFSRPSQKRSAPRINVDISGEPLPYAPQRKRPCL
- the LOC130438493 gene encoding uncharacterized protein LOC130438493, coding for MKRSADGTFSGPGYNLRKTRKPSSRLKDPNLSDNLALIAHAVSLDHKYSSKSGSCHSTTHKQLKGIKLENHILKNAAVIPELSPVHTNTQTPAHLVTHAVRLDHNYISESDSSHSTTHKQLKGIKLENHFFKNAAVIPEFCPKFTKSHTEAQLVHTSTEEPLLIHGNSTEDHQRTYHAVVDSMLMKSSGEPHNYSLQLGLRVKQRLWKTLNCPTMIEEEQPDGLIQVKEMFSRPSLKRSAPRINVDISGEPLPYAPQRKRPCL
- the LOC130409788 gene encoding uncharacterized protein LOC130409788 isoform X1, producing the protein MKRSADGTFSGPGYNLRKTRKPSSRLKDPNLSDNLALIAHAVSLDHKYSSKSGSCHSTTHKQLKGIKLENHILKNAAVIPELSPVDTNTQIPAHLVTHAVRLDHNYISESDSSHSTTHKQLKGMKLENHFFKNAAVIPEFCPKFTKSHTEAQLVHTSTEEPLLIHGNSTEDHQRTYHAVVDSMLMKSSGEPHNYSLQLGLRVKQRLWKTLNCPTMIEEEQPDGLIQVKEMFSRPSQKRSAPRINVDISGEPLPYAPQRKRPCL
- the LOC130410760 gene encoding uncharacterized protein LOC130410760: MKRSADGTFSGPGYNLRKTRKPSSRLKDPNLSDNVALIAHAVSLDHKYSSKSGSCHSTTHKQLKGIKLENHILKNAAVIPELSPVHTNTQTPAPLVTHAVRLDHNYISESDSSHSTTHKQLKGIKLENHFFKNAAVIPEFCPKFTKSHTEAQLVHTSTEEPLLIHGNSTEDHQRTYHAVVDSMLMKSSGEPHNYSLQLGLRVKQRLWKTLNCPTMIEEEQPDGLIQVKEMFSRPSLKRSAPRINVDISGEPLPYAPQRKRPCL